One part of the Clostridium thermosuccinogenes genome encodes these proteins:
- a CDS encoding sensor histidine kinase codes for MLRRIKSSLNAKTFIIIATLLILSGVLIYTLVFIYMPKTYRIELNKRFNANFRTLIETLNEDNGQNTERYLQNFCISNNTSVYVTDKNLNIIYSIQAEGMDANTMPEMTDDNVTFLSGVYKCNGEDYIVSAYAKMDQIDQVSDTLMSLLPFVFIFILGISLLGSLISSRALTKPIIEISKISKKLSELNLTWFCDVKRTDEIGSLAGNLNEMAKKLDKALSDLKSANENLQKEIKRRDDLFMAISHEFKTPVTVMRCDLEGMLHNIGRYKDREKYLKHALQVTESMESLIQEILQVGQIGSDTDMLEKTPTDLYALVYECCNMYQELALKKKIDILCKCDKNVISDVDPSHMLKAVSNIIGNAVHHSPERQTVIVSLKKANETATLTVENTGVHIASDEFDHIFEPFCRVDKSRNRHTGGSGLGLYIVKVILEAHQLHYTFKNTEQGVRFEIIFPLSYN; via the coding sequence TTGCTTCGGAGGATTAAAAGCAGCCTGAATGCAAAAACCTTTATCATCATTGCCACCTTGCTGATTTTGTCCGGTGTACTTATTTACACACTTGTTTTTATCTATATGCCTAAGACGTACAGAATTGAGCTGAATAAAAGATTTAATGCGAATTTCAGAACGCTGATAGAAACGTTAAATGAAGACAACGGTCAGAACACCGAAAGGTATTTACAGAATTTTTGCATATCGAACAATACCAGTGTTTATGTTACGGACAAAAACTTGAATATCATATATTCCATCCAGGCTGAGGGCATGGATGCTAACACTATGCCCGAAATGACGGATGATAACGTAACATTCCTCTCAGGAGTATATAAATGCAATGGTGAGGATTATATCGTTTCAGCCTATGCTAAAATGGATCAAATCGATCAGGTGAGTGATACCCTGATGAGCCTGCTTCCTTTTGTATTTATCTTTATCCTGGGCATATCCTTATTAGGTAGCCTCATTTCCTCCAGAGCTTTAACCAAACCGATCATAGAGATCAGCAAAATATCTAAAAAGCTGTCAGAATTAAATCTTACGTGGTTTTGCGATGTAAAACGTACTGACGAGATTGGCTCTCTTGCCGGCAATTTGAATGAAATGGCAAAGAAGCTTGATAAAGCGCTTTCTGACTTGAAATCAGCCAATGAGAATCTCCAAAAGGAGATAAAACGGCGCGATGACTTGTTTATGGCAATATCCCATGAGTTTAAAACGCCTGTTACTGTCATGCGCTGCGACCTGGAGGGCATGTTGCATAATATCGGGCGATATAAGGATAGAGAGAAGTATTTGAAGCATGCTTTGCAAGTAACGGAGTCAATGGAATCGCTTATACAAGAAATATTACAGGTAGGTCAAATCGGTTCAGATACCGATATGCTGGAGAAGACGCCCACTGATTTGTATGCATTGGTATACGAATGCTGCAATATGTATCAGGAATTAGCTCTCAAAAAGAAAATTGATATTCTGTGTAAATGCGATAAGAACGTCATTTCAGATGTTGATCCCAGCCATATGCTGAAAGCTGTTTCCAATATTATTGGCAATGCGGTACACCACTCTCCTGAAAGGCAAACCGTTATAGTTTCTTTGAAAAAAGCAAATGAAACCGCAACTTTAACGGTTGAGAATACCGGGGTTCATATTGCATCGGACGAGTTTGACCATATTTTTGAGCCATTTTGTAGAGTGGATAAATCCCGTAACCGCCATACTGGCGGCAGCGGCTTGGGATTATATATTGTAAAGGTCATACTTGAAGCGCATCAACTTCATTATACATTTAAAAATACGGAGCAAGGCGTTCGGTTTGAAATTATATTCCCGCTATCCTATAATTGA
- a CDS encoding response regulator transcription factor codes for MPAKILIIEDEVDIHNFLKDVLEDAGYLVSVADDGMEGFMKFQNQHFDLVLLDILLPKIDGYVVLEMIRKESDIPVIMLTAMGSEKNQIKGFDLKADDYIVKPFSMNIVLKRIEAVLRRATKAINEEPHGILKYKELTLDLKSYEARMSGNLVALTRTEFELLRKLLENKNCVLTRDQLLNDIWGYEFFGNDRVVNVHIGNIRKKLGADYIETIRGVGYKIASED; via the coding sequence ATGCCTGCAAAAATACTAATAATTGAAGATGAAGTGGATATTCATAACTTCTTGAAGGATGTACTGGAGGATGCCGGATACCTTGTATCCGTTGCAGATGACGGCATGGAAGGTTTTATGAAGTTTCAGAACCAACATTTTGATTTAGTTTTGTTGGATATATTATTGCCCAAAATAGACGGTTATGTTGTTCTGGAAATGATACGGAAGGAATCTGACATTCCCGTAATAATGCTTACAGCTATGGGAAGTGAAAAGAATCAAATAAAGGGGTTTGATTTAAAGGCAGACGATTATATTGTAAAACCATTTTCTATGAATATTGTGCTAAAACGTATAGAAGCAGTTCTCAGGAGGGCAACCAAGGCTATTAACGAGGAGCCTCATGGGATATTGAAATATAAGGAGCTGACACTTGACCTAAAAAGCTATGAAGCCCGGATGTCTGGGAATCTGGTGGCACTCACCCGCACCGAGTTTGAGTTGCTGAGAAAACTGCTTGAAAACAAAAATTGCGTACTTACCCGCGATCAATTACTGAACGATATTTGGGGTTATGAGTTTTTTGGAAATGACCGTGTTGTAAATGTTCATATTGGCAATATCCGCAAGAAGCTTGGTGCAGATTATATTGAAACAATCAGAGGGGTGGGATACAAAATTGCTTCGGAGGATTAA
- a CDS encoding metallophosphoesterase: MHYLYVFLGLLAAALIYMYMEASFVKVDHIRLTKSKKGLKILQISDIHINMLRVSAKKVASVIERENPDIIVMTGDYVQRPSDIPAFLEFVDGIRSSRPIYACLGNHDYYAFYNNKSELKKFMDQMENHGITVLENKSAFFKKGDNIYNIIGVGDIRSDADDIDKALASSEANSSGDGIPSAGKRPVKIALVHNPDAVLKFPRGSVDYMLCGHFHGGQIWAPFDLEFRMLRSEKLCRMGIKRGLHKVNSINLYINRGLGNVCVPLRFMSRPEITVFYL, encoded by the coding sequence ATGCACTATTTATATGTTTTTTTGGGGTTGTTGGCTGCGGCTTTGATATATATGTACATGGAAGCCTCTTTTGTTAAGGTGGATCATATAAGGCTCACAAAAAGCAAAAAGGGATTAAAAATCCTGCAGATATCGGATATACATATTAATATGCTTAGGGTGTCCGCTAAAAAGGTTGCTTCGGTGATTGAAAGGGAGAATCCCGATATTATTGTCATGACAGGAGATTATGTTCAAAGGCCTTCCGATATACCGGCTTTTCTGGAGTTTGTGGACGGGATAAGAAGCAGCCGCCCAATATATGCATGCCTCGGAAATCATGATTATTATGCTTTTTACAATAATAAATCCGAGCTCAAAAAGTTCATGGATCAGATGGAAAACCACGGCATAACTGTGTTGGAGAATAAATCGGCCTTCTTTAAAAAGGGAGATAATATTTATAATATCATAGGTGTTGGTGACATAAGGAGCGATGCGGATGACATCGATAAAGCCCTCGCTTCTTCCGAAGCCAATAGTTCTGGCGATGGTATCCCTTCCGCCGGCAAGCGTCCGGTTAAAATCGCCCTGGTGCATAATCCCGATGCCGTGCTGAAATTTCCGAGAGGCAGCGTGGATTACATGCTCTGTGGGCATTTCCACGGAGGGCAGATTTGGGCTCCCTTTGATCTGGAATTTCGAATGCTCCGCAGTGAAAAGCTGTGCCGGATGGGAATAAAGCGCGGGCTCCATAAGGTGAACAGCATAAATCTATATATTAACAGAGGTCTGGGAAATGTGTGCGTTCCTTTAAGGTTCATGTCCCGACCGGAAATTACGGTATTTTATCTTTGA
- a CDS encoding glucose-6-phosphate isomerase, with amino-acid sequence MGKLKFDYSKAANFLGDHEVKYYESFIKAAHTMLHEKTGAGNDFLGWVDLPVSYDKEEFERIKAAAQKIKSNSDALVVIGIGGSYLGARAAIEMLSHSFYNMLPKEKRKTPEIYFVGNNISSTYVADLLELLEGKEISVNVISKSGTTTEPSIAFRIFKDYMESKYGKEEARKRIYATTDKAKGALKKLAVEEGYESFVLPDDVGGRYSVLTAVGLLPIAVSGANIDEIMRGAADAYELYKNPNIDENPCYQYAAARNALYSKGKTTEIMVNYEPSLHYFTEWWKQLFGESEGKDGKGIFPAGVDFTTDLHSMGQYIQEGLRNIFETVIYVEKPRKSIVIKEDKDNIDGLNFLAGKEMDYVNKKAFEGTLLAHTDGGVPNLVVSVPELSDYYFGNMVYFFEKACGISGYLLGVNPFDQPGVEAYKKNMFALLGKPGYEEQKKKLEERLGK; translated from the coding sequence ATGGGAAAACTAAAGTTTGATTATTCAAAAGCAGCAAATTTTCTTGGAGATCATGAAGTTAAATATTATGAAAGCTTCATAAAAGCTGCTCATACAATGCTGCATGAAAAAACCGGTGCGGGTAATGATTTTTTAGGCTGGGTGGACCTGCCGGTAAGTTACGACAAGGAGGAGTTCGAGAGAATAAAAGCTGCGGCCCAAAAGATAAAATCCAATTCTGATGCCCTCGTGGTAATCGGAATAGGGGGTTCTTATCTGGGAGCGAGAGCGGCAATTGAGATGCTGTCTCATTCCTTTTACAACATGCTGCCTAAAGAAAAAAGGAAGACTCCGGAGATATATTTTGTAGGAAACAACATCAGTTCGACTTATGTAGCCGATTTGCTGGAGTTGCTGGAAGGAAAGGAGATATCGGTGAATGTGATATCCAAATCCGGCACTACTACTGAGCCTTCCATCGCTTTCAGGATATTCAAGGATTATATGGAATCAAAATATGGCAAGGAAGAAGCAAGGAAGAGAATCTATGCCACTACCGACAAGGCGAAGGGAGCCTTGAAAAAACTAGCTGTTGAGGAAGGATACGAAAGCTTTGTTCTGCCGGATGATGTCGGCGGAAGATATTCCGTACTGACTGCGGTAGGACTGCTGCCTATTGCCGTAAGCGGTGCCAATATAGATGAAATTATGAGAGGTGCGGCTGATGCCTATGAGCTTTACAAAAATCCGAATATAGACGAAAATCCATGCTATCAGTATGCAGCAGCAAGAAATGCTCTGTACAGCAAGGGAAAGACCACAGAAATAATGGTAAATTATGAGCCATCCCTCCATTACTTCACCGAGTGGTGGAAGCAGCTGTTCGGAGAGAGCGAAGGCAAGGACGGAAAAGGCATATTCCCTGCCGGAGTTGACTTCACTACGGACCTGCATTCCATGGGTCAGTATATACAGGAAGGGCTCAGAAACATTTTTGAGACTGTAATTTATGTGGAAAAGCCTAGAAAGAGCATAGTCATAAAAGAGGACAAGGACAACATCGACGGTCTTAACTTTTTGGCAGGAAAAGAAATGGACTATGTAAATAAAAAGGCTTTTGAAGGAACCCTTCTGGCCCACACCGACGGAGGAGTGCCCAACCTCGTGGTAAGCGTACCTGAACTTAGCGATTATTACTTCGGAAACATGGTTTACTTCTTTGAAAAGGCTTGCGGTATAAGCGGATACCTGCTGGGCGTAAATCCATTTGACCAGCCGGGTGTGGAGGCATATAAGAAGAATATGTTTGCTTTGTTGGGCAAGCCTGGTTATGAGGAGCAGAAAAAGAAGCTGGAAGAAAGACTTGGCAAATAA
- a CDS encoding alpha/beta-type small acid-soluble spore protein: MSNRKNAFTSKDQEAWTKFKMECAQEIGHLQYVKENNDHYKGDVSARQNGLEGGPIGGQMVKRMIEMAKSQLK; the protein is encoded by the coding sequence ATGTCTAACAGAAAAAATGCATTTACCTCCAAGGATCAGGAGGCTTGGACTAAGTTCAAGATGGAATGCGCACAGGAAATCGGTCATCTTCAGTATGTTAAAGAAAACAATGACCATTATAAAGGTGATGTAAGCGCTCGGCAAAACGGATTGGAAGGCGGTCCTATAGGTGGACAAATGGTAAAAAGAATGATAGAGATGGCAAAAAGCCAGCTTAAATAA
- the pheT gene encoding phenylalanine--tRNA ligase subunit beta: protein MKVPLKWLKDYVDINVSPKEYADALTMSGSKVEGVEKQGEEIEKVVVGKIISVEKHPDADKLQVTQVAVGKETIQVVTGAQNIKVGDYIPVALDGSSLPGGKKIKKGKLRGLESCGMMCSIQELGYTRYDFPDAAEDGIYIISKQTLVEKYLGGNTDEKLLDETVLGKDIKEVLGIDDDVVEFEITPNRPDCLSITGIARETAATLDTEFRKPDIKVKESGGNIKDLASVEILDADLCPRYSARVVKNVKIGPSPEWMKERLRAAGIRPINNIVDITNYVMLELGQPMHAFDLDKLEGGKVVIRRAKEGEIIKTLDGNDRKLDPDMLVIADAEKPACIAGVMGGLDSEITESTKNLLFESAVFNGTSIRTTSRKLGLRTEASSRYEKGLDVNNTINVVNRAAQLVEELGAGEVVSGILDCYPKKVEPRVLKLESDKINALLGTDISREEMIRILRKIELEVDEASGMITVPTFRMDIEEMADLAEEIARFYGYNSIKPTLLHGKETTRGIKTKKQKIEDRILDVMTASGLSEIYTYSFTSPGVFDTINLPKDSPLRNAVVISNPLGVDYSIMRTTTIPDMLTVLARNYNRRVEEARLFELSYTYRKDVPRTSQVEGIDESSLPKEIQVLTLGMYGNADFYDIKGVVEGLLEKLGISKYEFAQETENPTFHPGRTAALLIDGEYAGVIGEIHPDVLENYDIQTRAYVGVIEVEKLINNYNDTVQYKPLPKYPAVSRDIAMLIRDEITVKQVEDIIRQRGGKILESLKLFDVYKGKQIPEGMKSVAYSITFRAEDRTLTDDDVNKSMHKIIDGLKRNLDAQLRE from the coding sequence ATGAAAGTACCTCTTAAATGGCTTAAAGATTATGTTGATATAAATGTCAGCCCGAAAGAATATGCGGATGCTCTCACCATGTCCGGATCAAAAGTTGAGGGCGTGGAAAAGCAGGGAGAAGAGATTGAAAAAGTTGTGGTAGGAAAGATAATCTCTGTAGAAAAGCATCCGGATGCCGACAAGCTGCAGGTTACACAAGTCGCTGTAGGGAAGGAGACAATACAGGTTGTTACCGGTGCCCAGAACATAAAAGTTGGCGATTATATACCGGTGGCTTTGGACGGATCGTCTCTGCCGGGAGGAAAGAAAATCAAGAAAGGCAAATTAAGAGGCCTGGAATCCTGTGGCATGATGTGCTCCATACAAGAGTTGGGGTATACCCGGTATGATTTCCCGGATGCAGCCGAGGACGGTATTTATATAATATCAAAGCAGACCCTGGTTGAAAAATATCTGGGGGGAAATACCGATGAAAAGCTGCTGGACGAAACTGTTTTAGGAAAAGATATAAAAGAAGTGCTGGGAATAGATGACGATGTGGTGGAATTCGAAATAACCCCCAACAGGCCCGACTGCCTGAGCATTACGGGAATAGCAAGGGAAACGGCAGCAACCCTGGACACCGAATTCAGAAAGCCTGATATAAAGGTAAAGGAATCGGGCGGTAATATTAAGGATTTGGCCAGCGTTGAAATATTGGATGCCGACCTGTGCCCAAGATATTCTGCAAGAGTTGTTAAAAACGTCAAGATAGGTCCTTCGCCGGAATGGATGAAGGAGCGTCTTAGGGCTGCAGGAATAAGGCCGATCAACAATATAGTTGACATAACCAACTATGTCATGCTGGAGTTGGGCCAACCGATGCACGCATTTGACCTCGACAAGCTGGAAGGCGGTAAGGTTGTCATAAGGAGGGCAAAGGAAGGAGAAATCATCAAAACCCTTGACGGAAATGACAGAAAGCTGGACCCGGATATGCTGGTTATAGCCGATGCTGAGAAACCGGCCTGCATCGCCGGAGTCATGGGAGGATTGGATTCGGAGATAACTGAATCCACAAAGAACCTTCTTTTTGAATCCGCAGTGTTTAACGGGACTTCCATCAGAACGACATCCAGAAAGCTGGGATTGAGGACGGAGGCATCCTCAAGATATGAAAAAGGCCTGGATGTGAATAACACCATCAATGTAGTCAACCGCGCTGCTCAACTGGTTGAGGAACTGGGAGCTGGTGAGGTGGTAAGCGGAATATTGGACTGCTATCCCAAAAAGGTAGAGCCCAGGGTTTTGAAGCTGGAAAGCGACAAGATCAATGCGCTTCTGGGAACTGACATCTCCAGGGAAGAGATGATCAGAATACTGAGAAAAATAGAACTGGAAGTGGATGAAGCTTCCGGCATGATTACGGTGCCAACCTTCAGGATGGACATAGAAGAGATGGCGGACCTGGCGGAGGAAATTGCACGATTCTACGGATATAACAGCATCAAGCCTACACTTCTCCATGGAAAAGAAACCACCAGGGGAATAAAGACCAAAAAACAGAAAATTGAGGATAGGATACTGGATGTAATGACTGCTTCCGGGCTTTCGGAAATATACACTTACTCCTTTACCAGCCCTGGTGTATTTGATACGATAAATCTTCCTAAGGATAGTCCGCTGAGAAATGCCGTAGTCATATCTAATCCTCTGGGTGTTGATTACAGCATTATGAGAACTACGACCATTCCGGATATGCTGACGGTGCTGGCCAGAAATTACAACAGGAGGGTGGAGGAAGCAAGGCTTTTTGAACTCTCTTATACTTACAGGAAGGATGTACCAAGAACATCTCAGGTGGAAGGAATTGACGAAAGCTCGCTGCCCAAGGAAATCCAGGTATTGACTCTGGGCATGTACGGAAATGCCGACTTCTATGATATAAAGGGTGTCGTAGAAGGATTGCTTGAAAAACTGGGAATTTCCAAGTATGAATTTGCACAGGAGACGGAAAATCCGACATTCCACCCCGGAAGGACAGCAGCGCTGCTAATAGATGGGGAGTATGCCGGGGTTATAGGTGAAATACATCCCGACGTCCTGGAGAACTATGACATACAGACGAGGGCTTATGTCGGAGTCATAGAGGTGGAAAAGCTCATAAACAACTATAACGATACAGTGCAGTACAAGCCGCTTCCCAAGTATCCGGCGGTTTCCAGGGACATTGCCATGCTGATACGGGATGAAATAACCGTAAAACAGGTAGAGGATATCATAAGGCAGCGGGGAGGAAAAATCCTGGAGAGCCTGAAGCTTTTTGACGTGTACAAGGGTAAACAGATACCTGAAGGCATGAAGAGCGTTGCTTATTCCATAACTTTCAGAGCTGAGGACAGAACTCTTACCGATGATGATGTAAATAAGAGCATGCACAAGATAATTGACGGACTGAAGAGAAATCTGGATGCCCAACTGAGAGAGTAA
- the pheS gene encoding phenylalanine--tRNA ligase subunit alpha: MREQLNNIKAQAEEALSSVSSIQELENVRVKYLGKKGELTAVLRGMGALSAEERPVIGQLANEVRQFIEDILTKKMKELAEAEKRIRLEKEKIDITMPGRTRSFGKRHPLTQVIDEIKEVFLGMGYQIAEGPEVELDYFNFEAMNIPKNHPSRDVQDTFYIDGNVVLRTHTSPVQARVMKTQKPPIRIICPGRVYRSDEVDATHSPVFHQIEGLVVDKGVTMGDLVGTLQVFAKALFGEDTKIRLRPHHFPFTEPSAEVDVSCWSCHGSGCRVCKGEGWVEILGAGMVSPKVLRECGIDPDEYSGFAFGLGVERVAMARFNIDDMRLFTENDVRFLMQF; this comes from the coding sequence ATGAGAGAACAGTTGAACAATATCAAGGCTCAGGCAGAAGAAGCCCTGTCTTCCGTATCATCGATACAGGAGCTGGAAAATGTCAGAGTGAAATATCTTGGAAAGAAAGGAGAACTGACAGCCGTGCTGAGAGGCATGGGAGCCCTTTCTGCCGAGGAAAGGCCTGTGATAGGTCAGCTTGCCAATGAAGTCAGGCAGTTTATTGAGGACATTCTCACCAAAAAGATGAAAGAACTGGCGGAAGCGGAAAAAAGAATCAGACTGGAAAAGGAAAAAATAGACATAACAATGCCGGGCAGAACAAGAAGCTTTGGAAAAAGGCATCCCCTGACCCAGGTAATTGATGAAATAAAGGAGGTATTCCTGGGAATGGGATACCAGATTGCCGAAGGCCCTGAAGTGGAACTGGATTATTTTAACTTTGAAGCGATGAATATACCCAAAAATCATCCTTCCAGGGATGTTCAGGACACTTTCTACATCGATGGCAATGTAGTTTTAAGAACTCATACATCTCCTGTTCAGGCTAGGGTTATGAAAACTCAGAAGCCTCCCATCAGGATTATATGTCCCGGAAGGGTTTACCGCTCCGATGAAGTGGACGCCACCCACTCTCCGGTATTTCATCAGATCGAAGGCCTGGTGGTGGACAAGGGAGTGACTATGGGAGATTTGGTAGGAACACTGCAAGTATTTGCAAAAGCTTTGTTCGGAGAGGATACAAAAATCCGCTTAAGGCCTCACCATTTCCCGTTCACCGAACCCAGCGCGGAGGTTGACGTATCCTGCTGGAGCTGCCATGGGAGCGGATGCAGGGTTTGCAAAGGCGAAGGATGGGTTGAAATCCTCGGCGCCGGAATGGTTAGCCCTAAAGTGCTGAGGGAATGTGGAATAGATCCTGATGAATACAGCGGCTTTGCTTTTGGCCTTGGAGTTGAGAGAGTTGCCATGGCGAGATTCAATATAGATGATATGAGGCTGTTTACCGAGAATGACGTAAGATTTTTAATGCAGTTCTGA
- the tnpA gene encoding IS200/IS605 family transposase — MANKSNDMSHTKWMCKYHIVFTPKYRRKIIYNQYRESIRDIIKQLCSYKGVEIIEGHLMPDHIHMLVSIPPKISVSSFMGYLKGKSALMIFDKHANLKYKFGNRHFWAEGYYVSTVGLNEATIRKYIQEQEKHDIMLDKLSVKEYEDPFKG, encoded by the coding sequence ATGGCTAACAAAAGCAACGATATGTCACACACAAAATGGATGTGCAAATATCACATCGTCTTTACACCTAAGTATAGACGAAAAATAATTTATAATCAATACAGGGAAAGTATAAGAGATATCATAAAACAGCTATGCAGCTATAAGGGAGTAGAAATAATAGAGGGACATCTCATGCCAGATCATATACATATGCTAGTAAGTATACCTCCCAAAATAAGTGTATCAAGTTTTATGGGATATTTGAAAGGGAAAAGTGCACTCATGATATTTGACAAGCACGCAAATCTTAAATATAAATTCGGAAATCGTCACTTTTGGGCAGAAGGATATTATGTTAGTACAGTAGGATTAAATGAAGCAACAATTAGAAAATATATACAAGAGCAAGAGAAACACGACATTATGTTAGATAAATTAAGTGTAAAAGAATATGAGGACCCCTTCAAGGGGTAG